From a region of the Hymenobacter jejuensis genome:
- the pcaD gene encoding 3-oxoadipate enol-lactonase, whose translation MPLLSTATGPVFYTLTGPVTAPVLVFSNSLGTDHTMWDAQLPALTAHFQVLRYDTRGHGQSAVTPGPYSAELLGRDVLALLDALQLERAHFCGISLGGIIGQWLGIYAPERLNKLILSNTAAKIGTAEGWNARIQQVEQEGLDALAEATIGRWFTPEFQQAQPAEVQRILQSFQRTSPIGYVACCAAVRDADFWQDVRRISAPTYVLAGTEDPVTTVKDGEYLAQHIPNAHLLPLRAAHLANIEAAPAFNAAVRRFLHF comes from the coding sequence ATGCCCCTGCTTTCTACTGCGACAGGTCCTGTATTTTACACCCTGACCGGCCCCGTGACCGCGCCGGTTTTGGTTTTTTCCAACTCCTTGGGCACCGACCACACAATGTGGGATGCGCAGCTTCCGGCCCTAACCGCCCATTTTCAAGTGTTGCGCTACGACACTCGAGGCCACGGCCAAAGCGCGGTTACGCCCGGCCCTTATTCGGCGGAGTTGCTCGGGCGCGATGTGTTGGCCTTGCTGGACGCTCTGCAACTAGAGCGGGCGCATTTCTGCGGTATTTCCCTGGGAGGAATAATTGGTCAGTGGCTCGGCATTTATGCCCCGGAAAGGCTTAATAAGCTGATTCTAAGCAACACAGCCGCCAAAATAGGCACTGCAGAAGGCTGGAACGCCCGCATTCAGCAGGTGGAGCAAGAGGGCTTAGACGCCTTGGCGGAAGCGACAATCGGGCGGTGGTTTACGCCTGAGTTTCAGCAGGCCCAACCCGCTGAGGTACAGCGCATTCTGCAGTCTTTTCAGCGCACCTCTCCCATCGGGTATGTTGCTTGCTGTGCGGCCGTACGCGACGCCGACTTCTGGCAGGATGTGCGCCGCATTTCGGCCCCCACCTACGTGTTGGCCGGTACCGAGGACCCTGTGACTACGGTGAAGGACGGCGAATACCTAGCCCAGCACATCCCCAACGCCCACTTGCTGCCGTTGCGAGCGGCTCACTTGGCGAACATCGAAGCTGCCCCGGCCTTCAACGCGGCGGTGCGGCGCTTTCTTCACTTCTAA
- the pcaC gene encoding 4-carboxymuconolactone decarboxylase: MNQEEIYDAGMQVRREVLGSEHVDKATSNVNAFNGDFQNFITRYAWGEVWTRPELARRERSLITLAMLIALNREDEFKMHVRAALNNGVTIAEIKEVLLQSGIYCGLPAANAAYHAAEKVFAALNLEF, from the coding sequence ATGAACCAGGAAGAAATTTACGACGCGGGGATGCAGGTCCGGCGCGAGGTGCTGGGCAGCGAACACGTTGACAAAGCCACAAGCAACGTCAACGCCTTCAACGGTGATTTTCAGAATTTTATCACCCGCTACGCCTGGGGCGAAGTCTGGACGCGGCCCGAACTGGCGCGGCGCGAACGCAGCCTGATTACGTTGGCCATGCTCATCGCCCTGAATCGGGAAGACGAGTTCAAGATGCACGTACGCGCGGCCCTAAATAACGGCGTAACCATAGCCGAGATCAAGGAAGTGCTCTTGCAATCAGGCATTTACTGCGGTCTGCCCGCCGCCAATGCTGCCTACCACGCGGCCGAAAAGGTGTTTGCCGCCCTCAATCTTGAATTTTAA